ATCATATTTCGGTTGATAATACTCCGCATCAAGCCTGCCTGTGCTTCCAAAACTCTCAGTAAATGATTTTACAGATACACCACCGTTTGTGATAGCAGACATATCTATGCCGATTCTGGCTAAAAGCATTTCCTCAGCTTTAGTAAAAGAACGATTTGATTTGTCTTGTAATAATTCAACATCTTTTAACAATGTTTCAAACATCAATTGAAAGGAATCAGAAAATTCAGGTACTATAACTGCTTTTAGGTCATCTAAGTTTAATCCCTTCTGAATGGCACCTCTTTCTTGTCGAACAAGTAAACTTTTACCGTATTTTGAGTTTAAATAACATGTAAGGTAGTAAGGGTTAATGTTTTTTGTTCTTATAACTGTGCTTTTACAACTGAATATTCCAGGAACATCCTTTTCACGAACAATGCATGTATTTCCTATTGTGCCCACAACAGATACAAGTATATCGCCAGGTATAAGAGCATACTTACTTAGACGCTCATAATCTTCTTTAGCAATGTATCGTGGAGAGGTTTCTAATAACTCAAATGGTTTGACATCTTGTCCTCTAACATATCTGTAATCTGGAATATCTACATAATTACTTGTATCATAAGCAGAACCAAAAGGCCCGATTAAAAAATTTGCAACATTAGATAAATATTTATGCGGTAAGTTTTCAACTTTATGTTTATAATTAAGATGTATTTTTTGATAGTATTCTGCATCTAATCTAGTAGAAAAATCCAGTTCGCTTATTAAAACTTCACTGCATTCATGCCCATCCATTAAAGCCTTGTACTCAGCTTCATTGAAAGGTTCAGTGGATGGGCTTATTGAAAAAAACTTAAACCTTCTTTCTTGGCAAATTCAGCAAAGGCTTCTGCAATTCCGTTTTGACTGTAAATATTGTTAGGATTAGAATTTGCAAGTTCAGGGTCATGATTAAACAAATCATGTCTTACAAAAATATGTCCATGGGTATCTTTAACACGTTCTGTTCTTTCTGTAACATCCTCGGCAATTAGATAGTATTTTTGCATATTCTTATCCAGCGAATTATACTCATCAAGAGAAATCAAATCATGTGTGTTCTCACCAAGGATATCAACTTCTTTGTAATGAGCTTGGTCAGCTTCTGATAATGCAAGAAACTCTTCAATACTTAAGTTCTCATCGTAATCATCAGAATCTTTCTTTTTGTTCTTAAGTGTAAAGGATACATTTTTGAGTATCCATTTCTTGTGTGAATCGAGTTCGCCGTGGTCGGAGATAAATAAATCCTTTACAAAATCTGCGGAACCGTCTGTGCTAAGGTGTTCTTCAACTTCTTTACGAGTGCTGACTTTAACTGTGTAGTCAGATTTTTTTTCAGCTGAATCGTATTCTTCCTTTGTTACTTCTTGCTTATCAGATTTTCTAATGTAATGTGTTTCAGTAATGTATTTGTAGCTGTTCCATGTAACATAGTTTTCAGTAACGTAAATTTTATCACCAGAATTATCCTTACTTGGCTTCTGCATGGTGGCAAAGAAAATAGGATAATCAATAATTCCGTCAGCATTAGGTTCAGGTTTAGGGCAGATGTTAGGAAATCCGCAGTTTTCGTCAGTCCATTTTTGTACAAAGAGAACGCTGGTCTTGGTTCCAGTATGCGGTTTAAATACGTTTCCGTGTAATCCCACTACAGCAAGAATACGACATCTTTCAGATATATAGTCACGTATTAGCTTATCACCTGAATTATTAAATCTACCTTGAGGTAATACAACCGCCATACGTCCACCGGGTTTAAGAAAGTTTAGATTTCTTTCAATAAATAGAATATCTCTTCCTACTTTGTTTTGCAGTTTACCTTTAGAGTTGTGACCTAAATCATAAATCTCAAGTTGTTCAGAATTGTCTAGGTCTCCTGCAAAAGGTGGATTTGCCATTAAAATATCGAAATTGAAAGCTTTATATTTTTTCTTGTCTGAATGTGACGTAGGAGAAGCGCTGAGATTGGAAAGCTTTGCAAAACCTTCAGTGTATTTTCCACGCCATTTATCAACTTCAAGGAAGTTCTTTTTCCAGTTCGGATAGTCAAGTGAATTTAAGTAAATAACGTTTGTATGTCCATCACCAGCTATGATATTCAACATTCTTCCTACACGTACAGATTTTTCGCTAAAATCAATACCAAAGACATTGTTTTGCACATAAGCAAGCTCTTCTGGTTTTCGAGCTCTTGTGGTAAATAGATTAAAGGACTCAGGATTAAGTTGTTTCCATACATGAAAAATTGAATGCATAGGAAAACCGCAGCTTCCGGCTGCTGTATCAATCATTTTTTCAGTAGGTTTAGGATTAAGTATTTTTACACACATATCGATAACATATCTAGGTGTAAAGTATTGTCCCATTCCCTCTTTTTGATTTTGATTTACCAAATGTTCAAATGCATCATCGATTACTTCAAGATTAGAATTAAAGAGTTTTACGTTTTGTAATTCTTTAACGCAGGATTTAACGGTAGCTCTTTGCATATCGAGAAAACCATCAGGCTCAAATACACCAGGCCATTTTGTTTTCGCTTCATTAAAAAGTTGGGTCATATTTTGATAAACATCGTCTAAAGAATCATCCTCTTTAACTCTAAATCGCATAACTCTAAAATCAGAATCATCAATATCTTTGAGTGCAACATGATATTTGGTCATACCAATAGCAATTTCATCAGCATCCTGACTTGATAGAACTTCATCATAAAGT
This genomic stretch from Lacrimispora sphenoides harbors:
- a CDS encoding restriction endonuclease subunit S, producing the protein MDGHECSEVLISELDFSTRLDAEYYQKIHLNYKHKVENLPHKYLSNVANFLIGPFGSAYDTSNYVDIPDYRYVRGQDVKPFELLETSPRYIAKEDYERLSKYALIPGDILVSVVGTIGNTCIVREKDVPGIFSCKSTVIRTKNINPYYLTCYLNSKYGKSLLVRQERGAIQKGLNLDDLKAVIVPEFSDSFQLMFETLLKDVELLQDKSNRSFTKAEEMLLARIGIDMSAITNGGVSVKSFTESFGSTGRLDAEYYQPKYDDFENHVLNYSEGCTTPGDEFELVKTKCSRELTEYPYVEIGDIDIGNGSSEYNVVATENLPANAKIMTQKGDLLISTVRPYRGAVSILNKDNLLVSGAFTVLREKGTYPAQTLQVLFRTSLYKDWLLKFNVGTSYPVIKDDDILQIPIPLLDESMHNRIKEFIQKSQLLLSASKQLLECAKRAVEMAIEQDETTAQSWLESKISDLTKEE
- a CDS encoding restriction endonuclease subunit M; translation: MPKKIEQILKPEEASHISQFTQEDKDWINSRIHDRADGEPGVECVVRGKNDNGDYFKLTPEEIVRQYYAYKLIEVYGYTKKQLCFELPAVYAGKEIIKNKRIDIAVFNKDDKSKIDMIIEVKRPEIKDENVTADGESSTPFQQMQSYCRLKLPKIGVIANGDNLLKFYEAPAFDEALVIDKFPSNGEDIDEWKNNRRFTLKQLIQEDRLQTETLKDIILNVEQRFGANDSSDKAFEEIFKLIFIKLYDEVLSSQDADEIAIGMTKYHVALKDIDDSDFRVMRFRVKEDDSLDDVYQNMTQLFNEAKTKWPGVFEPDGFLDMQRATVKSCVKELQNVKLFNSNLEVIDDAFEHLVNQNQKEGMGQYFTPRYVIDMCVKILNPKPTEKMIDTAAGSCGFPMHSIFHVWKQLNPESFNLFTTRARKPEELAYVQNNVFGIDFSEKSVRVGRMLNIIAGDGHTNVIYLNSLDYPNWKKNFLEVDKWRGKYTEGFAKLSNLSASPTSHSDKKKYKAFNFDILMANPPFAGDLDNSEQLEIYDLGHNSKGKLQNKVGRDILFIERNLNFLKPGGRMAVVLPQGRFNNSGDKLIRDYISERCRILAVVGLHGNVFKPHTGTKTSVLFVQKWTDENCGFPNICPKPEPNADGIIDYPIFFATMQKPSKDNSGDKIYVTENYVTWNSYKYITETHYIRKSDKQEVTKEEYDSAEKKSDYTVKVSTRKEVEEHLSTDGSADFVKDLFISDHGELDSHKKWILKNVSFTLKNKKKDSDDYDENLSIEEFLALSEADQAHYKEVDILGENTHDLISLDEYNSLDKNMQKYYLIAEDVTERTERVKDTHGHIFVRHDLFNHDPELANSNPNNIYSQNGIAEAFAEFAKKEGLSFFQ